A window of the Acidimicrobiales bacterium genome harbors these coding sequences:
- a CDS encoding glycoside hydrolase family 13 protein, which produces MTSPWWRHAVVYQVYIRSFADANDDGTGDINGLRSKLGYLRDLGVDAIWINPWYRSPLHDGGYDVADYRDIEPRYGDIDQAAALITEAHDHGIKVLVDLVPNHTSSQHAWFQEAISSPIGHPSRRRYHILPGQGTDGELPPNDWTSVFGGSAWDRLPDGEWFLHLFDHTQPDLNWTNPEVIEEFENIFRFWLDKGVDGFRVDVAHGCAKDMSYPDLGTEGDEILQATKVADHPYWDRDDVHDIIRGWRAVLDSYEGHRMMVAEAWVPTTERMALYLRPDEYQQSFNFNFLEVDWDAAAMTEVIASSCTDAAAVGSAPTWVLSNHDVVRHATRYGLPAGTNWRHWLLDGPHEILDAELGLQRAKAATLVILSLPGSAYLYQGEELGLPEVWDLPPEVLDDPVWEQSEHTIKGRDGCRVPIPWTTDGPAFGFGETSPWLPMPEAFGPLSAEAQTGDPASTLEFYRGAIAIRREHLSQDESIELVEAPENIVAFRRGSGVECWLNVGVTDVALPEGEILFSSGTLPPGSPAMLPGNTAVLLRR; this is translated from the coding sequence ATGACGAGTCCATGGTGGCGTCATGCCGTCGTCTACCAGGTCTACATCCGATCCTTCGCCGACGCGAACGACGACGGAACCGGCGACATCAACGGACTGCGATCCAAGCTCGGCTACCTGCGCGACCTCGGCGTCGACGCGATCTGGATCAACCCCTGGTATCGGTCACCGCTGCACGACGGCGGCTACGACGTCGCCGACTACCGCGACATCGAGCCGCGCTACGGCGACATCGACCAGGCGGCAGCGCTGATCACCGAGGCCCACGACCACGGCATCAAGGTGCTCGTCGACCTCGTGCCGAACCACACCTCGAGTCAGCACGCGTGGTTCCAGGAGGCCATCTCCTCGCCGATCGGCCATCCGTCGCGGCGGCGCTACCACATCCTCCCGGGCCAGGGGACCGACGGCGAACTCCCACCGAACGACTGGACCTCGGTCTTCGGCGGATCGGCCTGGGACCGACTGCCCGACGGCGAGTGGTTCCTCCACCTCTTCGATCACACCCAGCCCGACCTCAACTGGACCAATCCCGAGGTCATCGAGGAGTTCGAGAACATCTTCCGCTTCTGGCTCGACAAGGGCGTCGACGGCTTCCGGGTCGACGTCGCCCACGGCTGCGCCAAGGACATGTCGTATCCCGACCTCGGCACCGAGGGCGACGAAATCCTCCAGGCCACGAAGGTTGCCGACCATCCGTACTGGGACCGCGACGACGTCCACGACATCATCCGCGGGTGGCGTGCCGTGCTCGACTCCTACGAAGGACATCGCATGATGGTGGCCGAGGCGTGGGTGCCGACCACCGAACGCATGGCGCTCTACCTCCGGCCCGACGAATACCAGCAGTCGTTCAACTTCAACTTCCTCGAGGTTGATTGGGACGCAGCGGCGATGACCGAGGTCATCGCGTCCTCCTGCACCGACGCCGCAGCCGTCGGGTCAGCCCCCACGTGGGTGCTGTCGAATCACGATGTCGTCCGCCACGCCACCCGCTACGGACTGCCGGCCGGCACCAACTGGCGGCACTGGCTGCTCGACGGACCACACGAGATCCTCGACGCCGAACTGGGTCTGCAGCGGGCGAAGGCGGCCACGCTCGTGATCCTCTCGCTGCCCGGATCGGCCTATCTGTACCAGGGAGAGGAACTCGGCCTGCCCGAGGTGTGGGACCTGCCGCCCGAGGTGCTCGACGATCCCGTCTGGGAGCAATCGGAGCACACGATCAAGGGTCGCGACGGCTGTCGGGTGCCGATCCCGTGGACAACCGACGGCCCGGCGTTCGGCTTCGGCGAGACCTCGCCTTGGTTGCCGATGCCCGAGGCGTTCGGACCGCTGTCGGCCGAGGCCCAGACGGGCGACCCCGCCAGCACGCTCGAGTTCTACCGCGGTGCCATTGCCATTCGCCGTGAGCACCTGTCGCAGGACGAGTCGATCGAGCTCGTCGAGGCACCGGAGAACATCGTCGCCTTCCGCCGTGGATCGGGTGTCGAATGCTGGCTCAATGTGGGTGTGACCGACGTTGCGCTTCCGGAAGGCGAGATCCTGTTTTCCAGCGGCACGCTGCCGCCCGGGTCGCCGGCGATGCTGCCCGGGAACACAGCGGTCCTCCTCCGCCGCTGA
- a CDS encoding zinc finger domain-containing protein: protein MPEGDTIWRAAARLRPALLDRRVVRFEAARLIGGVEPGTTVDLVEARGKYLLIGFDDGQVLETHMKMTGSWHLYREGDRWRRSRSAVRALVEVDNGWTAVCFSAPHVRLTRPDRSRGIGPGHLGPDLTSPDPDLEQAVRRFAEVGRGEVPIAVAVLDQRICCGVGNVYKSEVLHALGICPDRRLDDVSIDDRRAIVTLAHQLLRANLGSGPRTTVEGGLAVYGKRGEPCPRCSSPIERAVHGEHARSTYYCPVCQCGSESATSPARSTGRH, encoded by the coding sequence ATGCCCGAGGGTGACACGATCTGGCGAGCCGCAGCCCGACTTCGACCGGCACTGCTCGATCGGCGCGTCGTTCGATTCGAGGCAGCACGGCTCATCGGCGGGGTCGAGCCCGGCACGACGGTCGATCTTGTCGAAGCCCGGGGCAAGTACCTGCTGATCGGGTTCGACGATGGCCAGGTCCTCGAGACACACATGAAGATGACCGGGAGCTGGCATCTCTATCGGGAGGGTGATCGGTGGCGCCGCAGTCGATCTGCCGTACGAGCTCTGGTCGAGGTCGACAACGGCTGGACTGCCGTGTGCTTCTCGGCGCCGCATGTCCGCCTGACCAGGCCCGACCGTTCACGGGGAATCGGTCCGGGGCACCTCGGCCCCGATCTGACCTCACCCGACCCCGACCTCGAGCAGGCGGTTCGACGGTTCGCCGAGGTCGGTCGGGGTGAGGTTCCGATCGCCGTGGCCGTGCTCGATCAACGGATCTGTTGCGGCGTCGGCAACGTCTACAAGAGCGAGGTCCTCCACGCCCTGGGCATCTGCCCCGATCGGCGACTCGACGACGTGTCGATCGATGATCGGCGAGCCATCGTGACCCTCGCTCACCAGCTCCTTCGAGCCAACCTGGGAAGTGGCCCTCGGACGACGGTCGAGGGGGGACTGGCGGTCTACGGCAAGCGAGGCGAACCGTGCCCTCGCTGCTCGTCGCCGATCGAGCGGGCCGTGCACGGCGAGCACGCCCGTTCCACCTACTACTGCCCGGTCTGCCAGTGCGGGTCCGAGTCGGCGACCAGCCCGGCCCGGTCGACCGGCCGGCATTGA
- a CDS encoding adenylate/guanylate cyclase domain-containing protein: protein MSCDSCGSAVPVGARFCPSCGSSQGSDDQERRVVTAIFADIVGFTTLAEQLDPEHVKRMVDRCFVQLTRDITSFGGVVDKIIGDEIVALFGAPVAHEDDAERAVRAALRMQESLAAMAVEAETPFEVRIGVNTGEVLVGSSASGRDYTAMGDVMNTASRLQTMAEPGQIVVGSSTHAATADAICYEALGLLEAKGRVGHIEAWLAKSATRPPGTRTRRASEFVGREHELAVLHAQSRLALELRQAQLSFLQGDAGMGKTRLAEELAAGLARSAGALVVRGRCVPYGEANVWWPVAEVLRQLFELDIDTSLDLATEIIRRNLTEHGDALAGNLDRFTTAALHALGYPNPLRNGNRDRNRAEVTLMLTSLLEVELARRPVVMLLSDMHWAAEAVWSLVSHVLSQLARTRFVVVLTARRTGEELRNIEGRFGRLTLELGPLEATAARRLVAELDVALSSSDVDELIERSGGNPFFLEELAELVGSQGLVGSSEGGSATENRLARIPDTLRGLLAARLDQLDPTARRVLEVASVLGRSGPVVSIGLMLEGMGYEGDVDAGIATLVDGDILSIDGSRFTFVSDLTREVAYGTITKAARATAHERAARYLETKNKPDYRNSIAVAIARHYQAAAQLVLELSAGTPEQRADIVDRATYWLSEAGWRAMDAGVPSEAEQWFTGAIEFAPEAEQAMMLYGRAKARAAQRNVSGTRSDLDHLDSLGVDDPSLRAKALVVRGDIDAKAGDYDHSTKALTEAIKQLHGLGDLAAESAALRLLGLTDMHRKDAESARSSLELARRVAAEAGERREEAWALQSLALFAYQGGRIEEAARFVGAAIDIFTELDDRSGLGWTMGLGAWVAFHRGDWKTAEAMVDEVLPEIRRRGDPWAEAIMMILHASMCLWSGHARTALEVARDAQDAAERADDFSLAVQARAIEGRALITRGRVAEGLATLEQSAALAERAGDAETRRISTVSNCSAAARLGDSERALRWAARFEGLSNSSAILGESDLAIAMALALMQTGMLADAEAQLQWAFDDHDAELPDDRVHTNALAVGAVVASAMGRYDVAEDRAAAALAGEPTYLDRLLAHLSRAAASSAQGRPDGMRSSIASAREVLAHTDDRISPLLVSLVEAIASGVDTEAVEQEIIAMGIDPTGWRRSWTLASRPGASEPTAV, encoded by the coding sequence ATGTCGTGCGACTCCTGTGGATCTGCGGTGCCCGTCGGCGCCCGGTTCTGCCCGTCGTGCGGGAGTTCGCAGGGGAGCGACGATCAAGAACGCCGGGTCGTCACGGCCATCTTTGCCGACATCGTCGGATTCACGACCCTGGCCGAGCAACTCGATCCGGAACACGTCAAGCGGATGGTCGATCGTTGTTTCGTCCAGTTGACTCGCGACATCACCTCATTCGGTGGCGTGGTCGACAAGATCATCGGCGACGAGATCGTTGCGCTCTTCGGTGCCCCGGTGGCGCACGAGGATGACGCCGAGCGGGCGGTACGCGCAGCGCTACGGATGCAGGAGAGCCTCGCCGCCATGGCGGTCGAGGCGGAAACACCCTTCGAGGTTCGCATCGGTGTCAACACCGGTGAGGTCCTCGTCGGCAGTTCCGCGTCGGGTCGTGACTACACCGCCATGGGCGACGTGATGAACACGGCGTCGAGATTGCAGACCATGGCCGAACCGGGCCAGATCGTCGTCGGGTCGTCCACGCATGCGGCCACCGCTGACGCCATCTGCTACGAGGCGCTGGGACTACTCGAAGCGAAGGGCCGCGTCGGCCACATCGAGGCGTGGCTGGCCAAATCGGCAACCCGGCCCCCTGGCACCCGAACGCGTCGAGCCTCCGAGTTCGTCGGGCGCGAGCACGAACTGGCGGTGCTGCACGCCCAGAGCCGTCTGGCGCTCGAACTCCGCCAGGCCCAGCTGTCGTTCCTGCAGGGCGACGCCGGCATGGGCAAGACCCGGCTTGCCGAGGAGCTTGCCGCTGGCCTCGCCCGCAGCGCTGGTGCCCTCGTGGTTCGCGGTCGCTGCGTCCCCTACGGCGAGGCCAACGTCTGGTGGCCGGTCGCCGAGGTGTTGCGGCAGCTCTTCGAACTCGACATCGACACCTCACTCGACCTCGCCACCGAGATCATCCGTCGCAACCTGACCGAACACGGCGACGCCCTGGCCGGCAACCTCGACCGCTTCACCACCGCCGCACTGCACGCACTCGGCTACCCCAATCCACTGCGGAACGGGAACCGAGACCGAAACCGGGCCGAGGTCACGCTGATGCTGACCAGCCTGCTCGAAGTCGAGCTCGCTCGGCGGCCCGTCGTGATGCTGCTGTCCGACATGCACTGGGCGGCCGAGGCGGTGTGGTCGCTGGTCTCGCACGTGCTGTCGCAGCTGGCCCGCACTCGGTTCGTCGTCGTGCTCACCGCTCGTCGCACCGGCGAGGAGCTGCGCAACATCGAGGGGCGGTTCGGCCGGCTCACCCTCGAACTCGGCCCGCTCGAGGCGACTGCAGCGCGGCGACTCGTCGCCGAACTCGACGTGGCGCTGTCGTCGTCCGACGTCGACGAGTTGATCGAGCGCAGCGGCGGCAACCCGTTCTTCCTCGAGGAACTGGCCGAGCTGGTTGGCAGTCAGGGCCTCGTCGGTTCGTCCGAGGGCGGGTCGGCCACCGAGAACCGGCTGGCTCGTATCCCCGACACCCTGCGGGGGCTGTTGGCTGCCCGGCTCGATCAGCTCGACCCGACCGCTCGCCGAGTGCTCGAAGTGGCCTCGGTGCTCGGGCGATCGGGCCCGGTCGTGAGCATTGGCCTGATGCTCGAGGGGATGGGCTACGAAGGCGATGTCGACGCCGGGATCGCCACGCTCGTCGATGGCGACATCCTCTCGATCGACGGTTCCCGCTTCACCTTCGTCTCCGATCTCACCCGCGAGGTCGCCTACGGCACGATCACGAAGGCAGCTCGGGCGACGGCGCACGAGCGCGCCGCCCGCTACCTCGAGACCAAGAACAAGCCCGACTATCGGAACTCGATCGCCGTGGCCATTGCTCGCCACTACCAGGCGGCGGCGCAGCTCGTCCTCGAACTGTCCGCCGGTACGCCGGAACAGCGGGCCGACATCGTCGATCGCGCCACCTACTGGCTGAGCGAGGCCGGGTGGCGGGCGATGGATGCCGGGGTGCCGAGCGAGGCCGAGCAGTGGTTCACCGGTGCCATCGAGTTCGCGCCCGAGGCCGAACAGGCCATGATGCTGTACGGCCGGGCCAAGGCGAGGGCCGCCCAGCGCAACGTGAGCGGCACCCGGTCCGACCTCGATCACCTCGATTCACTGGGTGTCGACGACCCCTCGCTTCGGGCAAAGGCGCTCGTCGTTCGAGGCGACATCGACGCAAAGGCCGGCGACTACGACCACTCCACCAAGGCGCTCACCGAGGCGATCAAGCAGCTCCACGGCCTCGGCGACCTCGCGGCGGAATCGGCGGCGCTGCGTCTCCTCGGCCTGACCGACATGCACCGCAAGGATGCCGAGAGCGCTCGGTCGAGCCTCGAACTGGCGCGCCGGGTGGCGGCCGAGGCCGGCGAGCGTCGCGAGGAGGCGTGGGCACTCCAGTCGCTGGCGTTGTTCGCGTATCAGGGTGGTCGGATCGAGGAGGCGGCGCGCTTCGTCGGCGCTGCCATCGACATCTTCACCGAACTCGATGATCGTTCGGGGCTCGGTTGGACGATGGGTCTCGGCGCGTGGGTGGCCTTCCACCGAGGCGACTGGAAGACCGCCGAGGCGATGGTCGATGAAGTGCTGCCGGAGATCCGCCGCCGCGGCGATCCCTGGGCCGAGGCCATCATGATGATTCTTCACGCCTCGATGTGCCTGTGGTCGGGGCACGCTCGCACGGCGCTCGAAGTGGCGCGCGACGCCCAGGACGCCGCCGAACGCGCCGATGATTTCTCGCTCGCCGTGCAGGCTCGAGCCATCGAGGGGCGTGCCCTCATCACCCGCGGCCGAGTGGCTGAGGGATTGGCGACACTCGAGCAGTCGGCGGCCCTCGCCGAGCGGGCCGGCGACGCCGAAACTCGCCGGATCTCCACCGTGAGCAACTGTTCAGCAGCTGCTCGCCTGGGTGATTCCGAGCGCGCGCTGCGCTGGGCGGCACGGTTCGAAGGTCTGAGCAACAGCTCGGCGATCCTCGGCGAGAGCGATCTCGCCATCGCCATGGCGTTGGCATTGATGCAAACCGGCATGCTCGCCGATGCCGAGGCCCAGTTGCAGTGGGCGTTCGACGACCACGACGCCGAGCTACCTGACGACCGGGTGCACACCAATGCCCTCGCCGTCGGTGCTGTCGTGGCCTCGGCGATGGGTCGATACGACGTGGCCGAGGACCGGGCGGCGGCGGCCTTGGCCGGCGAGCCCACCTATCTCGATCGATTGCTCGCTCACCTGTCGAGAGCGGCGGCCAGCAGCGCCCAGGGGCGGCCCGATGGCATGCGCAGCAGCATCGCCTCGGCCCGTGAGGTGTTGGCGCACACCGACGACCGCATCTCGCCGCTGCTGGTCTCGCTCGTCGAGGCCATCGCCTCCGGCGTCGACACCGAGGCGGTCGAGCAAGAGATCATCGCCATGGGTATCGACCCCACCGGTTGGCGCCGGAGCTGGACGTTGGCCTCACGTCCGGGAGCGAGCGAGCCGACCGCGGTCTGA
- a CDS encoding peroxiredoxin, producing the protein MAIRLGDIAPDFTAPTTDGELSFHAWKEGSWAVLFSHPKDFTPVCTTELGFTAKLKDEFDKRNVKAIAVSVDDVDSHNNWVGDIEETQGTAVNFPIIGDENRAVADLYDMIHPNANDTLTVRSVFVIDPNNKVRLTLTYPASTGRNFNEILRVIDSLQLTDGYKVATPVNWSPGDDVIISPALSNDEASGLFPGGWDEKKPYLRLTKQPS; encoded by the coding sequence ATGGCCATCCGTCTCGGCGACATCGCCCCCGACTTCACCGCTCCGACCACCGACGGCGAGCTCTCGTTCCACGCCTGGAAGGAAGGCTCCTGGGCGGTGCTGTTCTCGCATCCGAAGGACTTCACCCCGGTGTGCACCACCGAACTCGGCTTCACCGCCAAGCTCAAGGACGAGTTCGACAAGCGCAACGTCAAGGCCATTGCGGTCAGCGTCGACGATGTCGACAGCCACAACAACTGGGTCGGCGACATCGAGGAGACCCAGGGCACGGCGGTCAACTTCCCGATCATCGGCGACGAGAACCGCGCCGTTGCCGACCTCTACGACATGATCCACCCCAACGCGAACGACACCCTCACCGTTCGCTCGGTCTTCGTGATCGATCCGAACAACAAGGTGCGCCTCACGCTCACCTACCCCGCCTCGACCGGCCGAAACTTCAACGAGATCCTGCGAGTCATCGACTCGTTGCAGCTCACCGATGGCTACAAGGTCGCCACCCCGGTGAACTGGTCGCCCGGCGACGACGTCATCATCTCGCCGGCGCTGTCGAACGACGAGGCCAGCGGCCTCTTCCCCGGCGGCTGGGACGAGAAGAAGCCCTACCTCCGCCTCACCAAGCAACCGAGTTGA
- the lhgO gene encoding L-2-hydroxyglutarate oxidase — MSNTTAGPASSNGTGASTNRFDVAVIGGGIVGLASAYKLLTTRPGTSLVLIEKEANVAGHQTGHNSGVLHSGIYYKPGSLKAKTSTEGRAKMVAFCEEHGINYDICSKVIVATQDIDLPRLAVLEERAAANGVEARRIDVAELREREPHAAGIAALHVPAAGITDYKAVCRKLADLITEAGGEIRTGTTVTDVDERVDSVRISTDRGDIEAGMAITCGGLHSDRLARMTEPDTTERIMPFRGEYYELAEHRRYLVNTLIYPVPDPDFPFLGVHLTRMIDDSIHAGPNAVLALAREGYTWGDINAKDLAEVLANPGWWRLARNYWRTGLGEYYRSLSKQAFVKALQRLVPEITADDLVPSPAGVRAQAVNRQGALLDDFVWAETNRVVNVLNAPSPAATASLAIGEQIVDRVLAHQHLS; from the coding sequence ATGAGCAACACCACCGCTGGCCCCGCATCGTCCAATGGCACCGGTGCATCCACCAATCGGTTCGACGTCGCCGTGATCGGCGGCGGCATCGTCGGCCTGGCCTCGGCCTACAAGCTGCTGACGACCCGGCCCGGCACCTCACTCGTCCTCATCGAGAAGGAAGCCAACGTCGCCGGACACCAGACCGGTCACAACTCCGGCGTGTTGCACTCCGGCATCTACTACAAGCCCGGCAGCCTGAAGGCGAAGACCTCGACCGAGGGCCGGGCCAAGATGGTGGCCTTCTGCGAGGAACACGGGATCAACTACGACATCTGCTCAAAGGTGATCGTGGCGACGCAGGACATCGACCTTCCCCGGCTCGCCGTGCTCGAGGAGCGGGCGGCGGCCAATGGGGTGGAGGCCCGCCGCATCGATGTCGCCGAACTGCGTGAGCGCGAACCGCACGCGGCGGGAATCGCGGCGCTGCACGTCCCTGCGGCCGGGATCACCGACTACAAGGCGGTCTGTCGGAAGCTGGCCGATCTGATCACCGAGGCCGGTGGCGAGATCCGTACCGGAACCACCGTCACCGACGTCGACGAACGGGTCGACTCGGTCCGGATCAGCACCGATCGCGGCGACATCGAAGCCGGGATGGCCATCACCTGCGGCGGGTTGCACAGCGACCGCCTGGCCCGGATGACCGAACCGGACACCACCGAGCGGATCATGCCATTCCGGGGTGAGTACTACGAGCTTGCCGAACATCGTCGGTACCTGGTCAACACGCTGATCTATCCGGTGCCCGATCCCGACTTCCCGTTCCTGGGTGTCCACCTGACCCGCATGATCGATGACTCGATCCACGCCGGACCAAACGCAGTTCTCGCCCTGGCTCGCGAGGGCTACACCTGGGGCGACATCAACGCGAAGGATCTGGCCGAGGTGCTCGCCAACCCCGGTTGGTGGCGGCTGGCCCGGAACTACTGGCGAACCGGCTTGGGTGAGTACTACCGGTCGCTCTCCAAGCAGGCGTTCGTCAAGGCACTCCAGCGGCTGGTGCCCGAGATCACCGCCGACGACCTCGTCCCGAGTCCTGCCGGCGTGCGGGCGCAGGCGGTCAATCGTCAGGGCGCACTGCTCGACGACTTCGTGTGGGCCGAGACCAACCGCGTCGTGAACGTGCTCAACGCTCCGTCGCCGGCCGCAACGGCCTCACTGGCGATCGGCGAACAAATCGTCGACCGCGTGCTCGCCCACCAGCACCTCTCCTGA
- a CDS encoding LysM domain-containing protein, which produces MGRGRTQRTALTIALALALASCGRADDGAEVAGTEVTAPSTTAPAPTTVPPPPTTVQVNYVVQSGDSLSVIASRFGVSTQALADFNAISDVNSIVVGQELSIPPTTVATSSTTVAG; this is translated from the coding sequence ATGGGGCGAGGCAGGACACAGCGGACGGCTCTGACGATCGCGCTTGCGCTCGCCCTCGCCAGCTGTGGCCGAGCCGACGACGGCGCCGAGGTGGCCGGCACCGAGGTCACGGCACCGTCGACCACCGCTCCCGCCCCCACCACGGTCCCGCCGCCGCCCACCACCGTGCAGGTCAACTACGTAGTGCAGTCCGGCGATTCGCTGTCGGTGATCGCCAGCCGGTTCGGTGTCAGCACGCAGGCGTTGGCCGACTTCAACGCCATCAGCGACGTCAACTCGATCGTCGTCGGCCAAGAGTTGTCGATCCCTCCCACCACGGTCGCCACCTCCTCGACCACCGTCGCCGGCTGA
- the rsgA gene encoding ribosome small subunit-dependent GTPase A produces MSSPQRPSPSLPSLGWTAEHDTWAEGIEHDLRGRIARASRGFSVVFTGDDTVLAASSSIRTDLGIAPATGDFVTIDVSDGEPTINAIAPRTTELTRRAPGRVPEPQVLAANIDDVFVMHGLDRPINLRRLERQLVIVWQSGATPVVLLTKADEVAHHEEAVASIRNIAPGVQTLAISTITGRNIDAVRAHFTDTRTIALLGLSGIGKSTLINELSGGTVQRTAQVRATDKRGRHTTVTRDLIPLPGGGIGVDTPGIREIGLWQAYDGIDRTFAEITEARANCRFSDCEHQREPGCGVREARSDGRIAERRLDHWRELMAEMALQEEQLEDFRRRSEHRDRADVDRKKNAERPQKAGKRRSGRRGGKRR; encoded by the coding sequence GTGAGCTCGCCGCAACGACCGTCGCCGTCCCTCCCGTCACTCGGCTGGACCGCCGAACACGACACATGGGCCGAGGGCATCGAGCACGACCTTCGGGGACGTATCGCTCGTGCCAGTCGTGGGTTCTCGGTCGTGTTCACCGGCGACGACACCGTGCTGGCGGCGTCGAGCTCGATTCGCACCGACCTCGGCATCGCACCGGCCACCGGTGACTTCGTCACGATTGACGTGTCCGATGGCGAGCCAACGATCAACGCCATTGCCCCTCGAACCACCGAGCTGACCCGGCGGGCACCGGGCCGGGTGCCCGAACCTCAGGTCCTGGCAGCCAACATCGACGACGTCTTCGTGATGCACGGGCTCGATCGGCCCATCAACCTGCGCCGGCTCGAACGCCAGCTGGTCATCGTGTGGCAGAGCGGGGCCACACCCGTGGTGCTGTTGACCAAGGCCGATGAGGTCGCGCACCACGAGGAGGCGGTGGCGTCCATTCGCAACATCGCGCCCGGCGTGCAGACCCTCGCGATCTCGACCATCACCGGTCGCAACATCGACGCCGTGCGGGCACATTTCACCGACACCCGCACCATCGCACTCCTCGGTCTCTCGGGAATCGGCAAGTCGACCCTCATCAACGAGCTGTCCGGCGGCACGGTGCAACGTACGGCGCAGGTCCGAGCGACCGACAAGCGGGGCCGGCACACCACGGTGACTCGGGACCTGATCCCCCTCCCGGGCGGCGGGATCGGCGTCGACACGCCGGGCATCCGCGAGATCGGACTGTGGCAGGCGTATGACGGGATCGATCGGACGTTCGCCGAGATCACCGAGGCCCGGGCCAACTGCCGCTTCAGCGACTGTGAACATCAGCGAGAGCCCGGGTGCGGTGTGCGCGAAGCCCGCAGCGACGGCCGGATCGCCGAACGCCGCCTCGATCACTGGCGCGAGCTGATGGCCGAGATGGCACTACAGGAGGAGCAGCTCGAGGACTTCCGCCGACGCTCCGAACACCGCGACCGGGCCGACGTCGATCGCAAGAAGAACGCCGAGCGCCCCCAGAAGGCGGGCAAACGCCGAAGCGGGCGCCGCGGCGGCAAACGCCGCTGA